A stretch of Nonomuraea africana DNA encodes these proteins:
- a CDS encoding coiled-coil domain-containing protein yields MAVAAPGDRWRALLRVVLAVGLAVILAMALPVTGGHAKPKPSPKQLRKELSELQKNSDKLIAEYYSSRHELQKVEKAEKAARERLRVAQADFERESAQLRLMAAEQYISGGHGAIPAMFGEIDLNGLALVEALTAEQGARLRGFTEVRDRHQRARTEAKTRADELSDRVEELADQKKAAEKVIDKMKDRIDRLYPTPGVRRPDGSWVPQLPSGPDNITPRMRLVKTLIAERFGVPYGIGCYRAIQDGGEHPLGRACDFMLSRGGAMPSAAEARRGDEISAWAIKNARRLGIMYIIYKQRIWHVGTGAWRGMSNRGGTTANHYDHPHISVY; encoded by the coding sequence GTGGCGGTTGCGGCCCCCGGCGACCGGTGGCGCGCCCTCCTCCGCGTGGTGCTCGCGGTAGGGCTGGCGGTGATCCTGGCGATGGCCCTGCCGGTCACGGGCGGGCACGCGAAGCCGAAACCGAGCCCCAAACAGCTGCGCAAGGAGCTCTCCGAGCTGCAGAAGAACTCCGACAAACTGATCGCGGAGTACTACAGCAGCCGCCACGAGCTGCAGAAGGTCGAGAAGGCCGAGAAGGCGGCGCGCGAACGGCTGCGCGTCGCCCAGGCCGACTTCGAGAGAGAGTCGGCCCAGCTGCGCCTCATGGCCGCCGAGCAGTACATCTCCGGCGGGCACGGCGCGATCCCCGCCATGTTCGGCGAGATCGACCTCAACGGACTCGCCCTGGTGGAGGCGCTGACCGCGGAGCAGGGCGCGAGGCTGCGGGGCTTCACCGAGGTGCGCGACCGGCATCAGCGGGCCAGGACCGAGGCCAAGACCCGCGCGGACGAGCTGAGCGACCGGGTCGAGGAGCTCGCGGACCAGAAGAAGGCCGCGGAGAAGGTCATCGACAAGATGAAGGACCGGATCGACCGGCTCTACCCGACGCCCGGCGTGCGCAGGCCGGACGGCTCGTGGGTGCCGCAGCTGCCGTCCGGTCCTGACAACATCACGCCCAGGATGCGGCTGGTGAAGACGCTCATCGCCGAGCGGTTCGGCGTGCCGTACGGGATCGGGTGTTACCGCGCCATCCAGGACGGCGGAGAGCACCCGCTGGGGCGCGCCTGCGACTTCATGCTGAGCAGGGGCGGCGCGATGCCGTCGGCCGCCGAGGCGCGGCGCGGCGACGAGATCTCGGCGTGGGCGATCAAGAACGCCCGCCGACTGGGGATCATGTACATCATCTACAAACAGCGGATCTGGCATGTCGGGACCGGCGCGTGGCGGGGGATGTCGAACAGGGGCGGCACCACGGCCAACCACTACGACCACCCGCACATCTCCGTGTACTGA
- a CDS encoding aminotransferase class V-fold PLP-dependent enzyme, producing MIDIERARAETPGCGDVVHLNNAGAALPPRVVIDTVKDHLDLEARIGGYEAYDHALAGLEHFYDAFAELLGAHRDEIAYAENATRAWDMAFYSIPFRSGDRILTTTSEYVSNGIAYLQMARSRGVRVEVVPDDADGTISLEALEAELRKGGVRLVAINHAPTHNGLVNPAAEVGRRCREAGVLYLLDACQSVGQLRLDVAELGCDMLSGTGRKFLRGPRGTGFLYVRRSLLEQLEPPFLDLHAATWLTPTTFEIRPDARRFENWERYFAGQLGLGVAVDYALSLGLDAIEARVRDLGADLRARLLDRPGVTVHDRGARRSGIVTFTVAGQDSSALMLRLREQRINVSATDPDQRFDTAAPESAVRASVHYYNTEDDLARLVEAL from the coding sequence ATGATCGACATCGAGCGGGCGCGGGCCGAAACCCCGGGTTGCGGGGACGTGGTGCACCTGAACAACGCGGGTGCGGCGCTACCCCCGCGCGTCGTCATCGACACCGTGAAGGACCATCTCGACCTCGAGGCGCGCATCGGCGGTTACGAGGCGTACGACCACGCCCTCGCCGGGCTCGAGCACTTCTACGACGCCTTCGCCGAGCTGCTCGGCGCGCACCGCGACGAGATCGCCTACGCCGAGAACGCCACGCGCGCCTGGGACATGGCCTTCTACAGCATCCCCTTCCGGTCGGGCGACCGGATCCTCACCACCACCAGCGAGTACGTGAGCAACGGCATCGCCTACCTCCAGATGGCCCGCTCCCGCGGCGTGCGCGTCGAGGTGGTGCCCGACGACGCCGACGGCACCATCTCGCTGGAGGCCCTGGAGGCCGAACTGCGCAAGGGCGGGGTACGGCTGGTCGCCATCAACCACGCGCCCACCCACAACGGCCTGGTCAACCCGGCCGCCGAGGTCGGCAGGCGGTGCCGCGAGGCCGGCGTGCTCTACCTGCTCGACGCCTGCCAGTCGGTCGGCCAGCTCCGCCTGGACGTCGCCGAGCTGGGCTGCGACATGCTGTCGGGCACCGGCCGCAAGTTCCTGCGCGGCCCGCGCGGCACCGGCTTCCTCTACGTACGGCGGAGCCTGCTCGAACAGCTCGAACCGCCCTTCCTCGACCTGCACGCGGCGACCTGGCTGACGCCCACCACCTTCGAGATCCGCCCGGACGCCCGCCGGTTCGAGAACTGGGAGCGTTACTTCGCCGGGCAGCTCGGCCTCGGCGTGGCCGTCGACTACGCGCTCTCGCTGGGACTCGACGCCATCGAGGCCCGCGTCCGCGACCTGGGCGCCGACCTGCGCGCCCGCCTGCTGGACCGGCCCGGCGTGACCGTGCACGACAGGGGCGCGCGCCGCTCGGGCATCGTCACCTTCACCGTGGCCGGCCAGGACAGCTCCGCGCTCATGCTCCGCCTGCGCGAGCAGCGCATCAACGTCAGCGCCACCGACCCGGACCAGCGGTTCGACACGGCGGCGCCCGAGTCGGCGGTGCGCGCCTCCGTGCACTACTACAACACGGAGGACGACCTCGCCCGCCTGGTCGAGGCCCTCTGA
- a CDS encoding sugar ABC transporter ATP-binding protein, whose product MIQAAGVLKSFQGVTALDHVTFTVRPGEVHALVGGNGAGKSTLVKVLSGVYQPDAGELRCHGERVRFTSPADARARGVATVHQEGNLVPTMSLARNLFLGREPRGRFGLIDFTALHERAAEVLSSYGLRADVRLPLAALDPGAQQVVALARAASADAGLVILDEPGSSLGGDTLLGAIARLREEGRSVVYVTHRLEELYEICDRVTVLREGRVVHTGPLAGLDRLRLVSLMLGRPFHPVEAPQETWPADEPAEEPVLEATGLTLHHVLDGVSLAMRPGQVVGLGGLLGAGRSETARAIAGAMPVDAGQVTVAGAASGKWSIRNAIRAGVGLVPENRRTEGIVPTLSVRDNIALAALPRLSRAGIVSDAHVDRIVATFMNRLGIKAVSPRQAAGELSGGNQQKVLLARWLAMQPKVLLLDEPSRGVDIATKLEMRSLLDELAVDGLAILLISSDVAELVENCDSVVVLRDGAITDQLAGPDVTEDRILAALARG is encoded by the coding sequence GTGATTCAGGCCGCAGGAGTGCTCAAGAGCTTCCAGGGCGTGACCGCTCTCGACCATGTCACGTTCACCGTTCGCCCCGGCGAGGTGCACGCGCTGGTCGGCGGCAACGGCGCGGGCAAGTCCACGCTGGTGAAGGTGCTCTCGGGGGTGTACCAGCCCGACGCGGGCGAGCTGCGTTGCCACGGCGAACGGGTCCGCTTCACCTCCCCCGCCGACGCCCGCGCCCGCGGCGTGGCCACCGTCCACCAGGAGGGCAACCTCGTCCCCACGATGAGCCTGGCCCGCAACCTCTTCCTGGGCAGGGAGCCGCGCGGCAGGTTCGGGCTGATCGACTTCACGGCCCTGCACGAGCGCGCCGCCGAGGTGCTGTCCTCGTACGGCCTGCGCGCCGACGTGCGCCTCCCGCTCGCCGCGCTCGACCCAGGGGCCCAGCAGGTCGTCGCCCTCGCCAGAGCCGCCTCGGCCGACGCCGGGCTGGTCATCCTGGACGAGCCTGGCTCCTCGCTCGGCGGCGACACGCTGCTCGGCGCGATCGCCAGGCTGCGCGAGGAGGGCCGCTCGGTCGTCTACGTCACCCACAGGCTCGAGGAGCTCTACGAGATCTGCGACAGGGTGACCGTCCTGCGCGAGGGCAGGGTCGTCCACACCGGGCCGCTGGCGGGGCTCGACCGGTTGCGTCTCGTCTCGCTCATGCTCGGCCGGCCCTTCCACCCGGTGGAGGCGCCGCAGGAGACCTGGCCCGCCGACGAGCCGGCGGAGGAGCCGGTGCTCGAGGCCACAGGGCTCACGCTGCACCACGTGCTCGACGGCGTCTCGCTGGCCATGCGCCCCGGCCAGGTAGTGGGCCTCGGCGGGCTGCTCGGCGCCGGGCGCAGCGAGACCGCGAGGGCGATCGCGGGCGCCATGCCGGTGGACGCGGGCCAGGTGACGGTCGCGGGCGCGGCGAGCGGCAAGTGGTCGATCAGGAACGCCATCCGCGCGGGCGTCGGCCTGGTCCCGGAGAACCGCAGGACCGAGGGGATCGTGCCCACGCTGTCGGTGCGCGACAACATCGCCCTGGCCGCACTGCCCAGGCTCTCCCGTGCGGGGATCGTCTCCGACGCCCACGTCGACAGGATCGTCGCGACGTTCATGAACCGCCTGGGCATCAAGGCCGTCTCCCCTCGGCAGGCGGCGGGCGAGCTGTCCGGCGGCAACCAGCAGAAGGTGCTGCTGGCCAGATGGCTGGCGATGCAGCCCAAGGTGCTGCTGCTCGACGAGCCGAGCAGAGGCGTCGACATCGCCACCAAGCTGGAGATGCGGTCGCTGCTGGACGAACTGGCCGTGGACGGCCTGGCGATCCTGCTGATCTCCTCGGACGTGGCCGAGCTGGTCGAGAACTGCGACTCGGTCGTCGTGCTGCGCGACGGCGCGATCACCGACCAGCTGGCGGGTCCCGACGTGACCGAGGACCGCATCTTGGCGGCCCTGGCCAGAGGCTAG
- a CDS encoding DeoR/GlpR family DNA-binding transcription regulator — protein MSDTQSDARRPVFAAERRQRILELVRANGAVSLRELAQAVRSSEVTVRRDLRALESEGLLNRHHGGATMPGELTREAGYAQKAATAEAEKAAIADLASALVEDGDAIVIGPGTTTQEFARRLTRNTELAVVTNSLLVAQALANAPRTEVVLTGGSLRGSILALVGSAAEQSLAGLRVRRAFISGNGLTAARGLSTPNLQVAGVDRALASAAEEVVVLADHTKIGIDTMVQTVPADRIDHLVTDESAPGDVLDELAGKGVRLHIAQV, from the coding sequence GTGAGCGACACGCAGAGCGACGCCCGCAGGCCGGTGTTCGCCGCCGAGCGCCGCCAGCGCATCCTGGAGCTGGTGCGCGCCAACGGCGCGGTCTCGCTGCGCGAGCTCGCCCAGGCGGTGCGCTCCTCCGAGGTGACCGTCCGCCGCGACCTGCGGGCCCTCGAGTCGGAGGGCCTGCTCAACCGCCATCACGGCGGCGCCACCATGCCGGGCGAGCTGACCCGCGAGGCGGGCTACGCGCAGAAGGCCGCCACCGCCGAGGCGGAGAAGGCGGCGATCGCCGACCTGGCCTCGGCGCTGGTCGAGGACGGCGACGCCATCGTCATCGGCCCGGGCACGACCACGCAGGAGTTCGCCAGGCGGCTGACGCGCAACACCGAGCTGGCCGTGGTCACCAACTCCCTGCTCGTCGCCCAGGCGCTGGCCAACGCGCCGAGGACCGAGGTCGTACTGACCGGTGGCAGCCTGCGCGGCTCGATCCTGGCACTGGTCGGCAGCGCCGCCGAGCAGTCACTGGCGGGGCTGCGCGTGCGGCGGGCGTTCATCTCGGGCAACGGCCTGACCGCCGCGCGCGGCCTGTCGACGCCGAACCTGCAGGTGGCGGGGGTCGACAGGGCCCTGGCCTCGGCGGCGGAGGAGGTCGTGGTGCTCGCCGACCACACCAAGATCGGCATCGACACGATGGTGCAGACCGTTCCCGCCGACCGGATCGACCACCTCGTCACCGACGAGTCGGCGCCCGGCGACGTGCTGGACGAGCTGGCAGGCAAGGGTGTGCGCCTGCACATCGCCCAAGTCTGA
- a CDS encoding PA14 domain-containing protein codes for MRKLISLFVAVLICAMWQPPAGAEPAVPVERHGLRGDYHLSTGPGRFDFGELKASVVDPNLELADLNPVLKELTGREDDVTVRWTGRIRPAHSETYTFSMIGDNGFRLWVDGRLLIDNWQDVWDVEKVGAPIALEGGRAYDIKVEYFEHFGGAHLRLRWQSPSLAKEIVPADVLFLPEGFDPPGPVEAQVSEAGDRVTLTFDEPLGALPAGVHEHLAVTVSGTRWPVESATAQGQSLVLALGAKIPKAAGQGVRASYDGHGGVTEPFTRAVVLNRSAYVLQTRWSKDVDAAGPLPEYPRPQLVRNRWRSLNGTWQFAPAEAGEAPPTGRDLAERIVVPYPVESTLSGIGRHEERMWYRRTFTVPRSWQKERVLLHLDAVDYESVVYVNGQRVGAHKGGYDRFTVDVTDALSDKGGQELVVGVHDPTDPARQALGKQRLSPGGIMYTSASGIWQSVWLEPVAAQHITSVDTTPDVAGQALRVKVNGTGGQAEITARAGDRVVGRVSGAVGAELTLPVPNPRLWSPDDPFLYDLTVEVGKDRVRSYFGMRSIAVEQGRILLNGSPVFQLGPLDQGFWPDGIYTAPTDEALRFDLEETKRLGFNAVRKHVKVESDRWYHHADRLGLLVWQDMPAMFGTGARQQYETELRRMVDQHRSSPSIVMWVPFNEGWGQYDQARIADLVKSWDPSRLVDNMSGINCCGAVDGGNGDIIDFHIYPGPGNPGRPTAARALVLGEYGGLGLPLIGHTWSGGGWGYAVEPDRKALTDRYVGMNAELRRLHACNGLSAAIYTQTTDVETELNGLITYDREITKPDVQRIHDANKALTGELSPSCAS; via the coding sequence ATGAGGAAGCTGATCTCCTTATTCGTCGCCGTGCTGATCTGTGCCATGTGGCAGCCACCCGCGGGCGCCGAGCCGGCCGTGCCGGTCGAGCGGCACGGCCTGCGCGGCGACTACCACCTCTCGACCGGACCTGGCAGGTTCGACTTCGGCGAGCTCAAGGCCTCCGTCGTCGACCCGAACCTCGAGCTGGCCGACCTGAACCCGGTGCTCAAGGAGCTCACCGGCAGGGAGGACGACGTCACCGTCCGCTGGACCGGGCGGATCAGGCCGGCCCACTCCGAGACCTACACCTTCTCCATGATCGGCGACAACGGCTTCAGGCTGTGGGTGGACGGCAGGCTGCTCATCGACAACTGGCAGGACGTGTGGGACGTCGAGAAGGTCGGCGCCCCCATCGCCCTGGAGGGCGGCCGCGCGTACGACATCAAGGTGGAGTACTTCGAGCACTTCGGCGGCGCCCACCTGCGGCTGCGCTGGCAGAGCCCGAGCCTGGCCAAGGAGATCGTGCCGGCAGACGTCCTCTTCCTGCCCGAGGGCTTCGACCCGCCGGGACCGGTCGAGGCGCAGGTGAGCGAGGCCGGCGACCGCGTGACGCTGACCTTCGACGAGCCGCTCGGCGCACTGCCCGCGGGCGTCCACGAGCACCTCGCGGTCACGGTGTCGGGCACCAGGTGGCCCGTGGAGTCCGCGACGGCGCAGGGCCAGTCGCTCGTGCTCGCGCTGGGCGCGAAGATCCCCAAGGCCGCGGGTCAGGGCGTGCGCGCCTCCTATGACGGGCACGGCGGCGTCACCGAGCCCTTCACCCGCGCCGTCGTGCTGAACCGCTCCGCCTACGTGCTGCAGACCAGGTGGTCGAAGGATGTGGACGCGGCCGGCCCGCTGCCGGAGTACCCCAGGCCGCAGCTGGTGCGGAACAGGTGGCGCAGCCTCAACGGCACCTGGCAGTTCGCCCCCGCCGAGGCGGGGGAGGCGCCGCCGACCGGACGCGACCTGGCCGAGCGGATCGTCGTGCCGTACCCGGTGGAGTCCACGCTGTCGGGGATCGGCAGGCACGAGGAGCGCATGTGGTACCGCCGGACCTTCACCGTGCCGCGCTCGTGGCAGAAGGAGCGCGTGCTGCTGCACCTCGACGCCGTCGACTACGAGTCGGTCGTCTACGTCAACGGCCAGAGGGTCGGCGCGCACAAGGGCGGCTACGACCGCTTCACCGTCGACGTGACCGACGCGCTCAGCGACAAGGGCGGGCAGGAGCTGGTCGTCGGCGTCCACGACCCGACCGACCCCGCGCGGCAGGCGCTCGGCAAGCAGCGGCTGAGCCCGGGCGGCATCATGTACACCTCCGCCTCCGGCATCTGGCAGAGCGTCTGGCTCGAGCCGGTCGCCGCCCAGCACATCACCTCGGTCGACACCACTCCCGACGTGGCCGGCCAGGCGCTGCGCGTGAAGGTGAACGGCACCGGCGGGCAGGCCGAGATCACCGCCCGCGCCGGCGACCGCGTCGTCGGCAGGGTCAGCGGCGCGGTCGGCGCCGAGCTGACGCTTCCCGTGCCGAACCCCAGGCTCTGGTCGCCCGACGACCCCTTCCTCTACGACCTGACCGTCGAGGTCGGCAAGGACAGGGTGCGGTCCTACTTCGGCATGCGCTCCATCGCGGTAGAGCAGGGCAGGATCCTGCTCAACGGCTCGCCCGTCTTCCAGCTCGGCCCGCTCGACCAGGGGTTCTGGCCCGACGGCATCTACACCGCACCCACCGACGAGGCGCTCAGATTCGACCTGGAGGAGACCAAGCGCCTCGGCTTCAACGCCGTCCGCAAGCACGTCAAGGTCGAATCGGACCGGTGGTACCACCACGCCGACCGGCTGGGCCTGCTCGTCTGGCAGGACATGCCCGCCATGTTCGGCACCGGTGCCAGGCAGCAGTACGAGACCGAGCTCAGGCGCATGGTCGACCAGCACCGCAGCAGCCCCTCGATCGTCATGTGGGTGCCGTTCAACGAGGGCTGGGGCCAGTACGACCAAGCACGCATCGCCGACCTGGTCAAGAGCTGGGACCCCTCCCGCCTGGTCGACAACATGAGCGGCATCAACTGCTGCGGAGCCGTCGACGGCGGCAACGGCGACATCATCGACTTCCACATCTACCCCGGCCCCGGCAACCCTGGCAGGCCCACCGCGGCCAGGGCCCTGGTCCTCGGCGAGTACGGCGGGCTCGGCCTGCCGCTCATCGGCCACACCTGGTCGGGCGGCGGCTGGGGCTACGCCGTCGAACCCGACCGCAAGGCGCTCACCGACCGCTACGTCGGCATGAACGCCGAGCTGCGCAGACTGCACGCCTGCAACGGCCTCAGCGCGGCCATCTACACCCAGACCACCGACGTGGAGACCGAGCTCAACGGCCTGATCACTTATGACCGCGAGATCACCAAGCCGGACGTCCAGCGCATCCACGACGCCAACAAGGCGCTGACGGGCGAGCTCTCACCCTCGTGCGCGTCCTGA
- a CDS encoding ABC transporter substrate-binding protein, with protein MTPHPRAAALALAVLLAAAGCAKAEQSASPPSPASTAGQQVVQSSSGTAGPTCTLQRFGGQKFDLKSAVVGFSQSEKEANPFRIAETKSIKDEAARLGIAHLKVTNAQSQFSKQITDVQQLIAQGAQLLVIAPLNSDGWEPVLQQAAAKKVPIITVDRKINARACTDYLTFIGSDFYEQGKRAADRMIEALGGKGKVAILLGAPGNNVTTERTAGFKDRVKEKAPGIQISFEQTGEFAREKGQQVTEQLIQSNPDINGIYAENDEMALGAVTALKGAGKEPGDIKIVSIDGTRSAVQGIVDGWLYSVIESNPRFGPLAFETAGKFLEGRPIPDKVIISDRDYDQSNAKDSLGEAY; from the coding sequence ATGACCCCCCACCCCCGTGCGGCGGCCCTGGCGCTGGCCGTACTCCTGGCGGCCGCAGGGTGCGCCAAGGCCGAGCAGAGCGCGAGCCCGCCCAGCCCCGCGAGCACCGCGGGGCAGCAGGTCGTGCAGTCGTCCAGCGGCACGGCCGGGCCCACGTGCACGCTGCAGCGGTTCGGCGGACAGAAGTTCGACCTCAAGAGCGCGGTCGTCGGCTTCTCCCAGTCGGAGAAGGAGGCCAACCCGTTCCGCATCGCCGAGACCAAGTCGATCAAGGACGAGGCGGCCAGGCTCGGCATCGCCCACCTCAAGGTCACCAACGCCCAGTCGCAGTTCTCCAAGCAGATCACCGACGTGCAGCAGCTCATCGCCCAGGGCGCGCAGCTGCTGGTGATCGCGCCGCTGAACTCCGACGGCTGGGAGCCGGTGCTCCAGCAGGCGGCGGCCAAGAAGGTGCCGATCATCACGGTCGACCGCAAGATCAACGCCAGGGCCTGCACCGACTACCTGACGTTCATCGGCTCCGACTTCTACGAGCAGGGCAAGCGCGCGGCCGACCGGATGATCGAAGCGCTCGGCGGCAAGGGCAAGGTCGCCATCCTGCTCGGTGCGCCCGGCAACAACGTCACGACCGAGCGGACGGCCGGCTTCAAGGACCGCGTCAAGGAGAAGGCGCCCGGCATCCAGATCTCCTTCGAGCAGACCGGCGAGTTCGCCCGCGAGAAGGGACAGCAGGTCACCGAGCAGCTCATCCAGTCCAACCCCGACATCAACGGCATCTACGCGGAGAACGACGAGATGGCGCTGGGCGCGGTCACCGCGCTCAAGGGCGCCGGCAAGGAGCCCGGCGACATCAAGATCGTCTCTATCGACGGCACCCGCAGCGCCGTCCAGGGCATCGTGGACGGCTGGCTCTACTCCGTCATCGAGTCGAATCCGCGCTTCGGCCCGCTCGCCTTCGAGACCGCGGGCAAGTTCCTGGAAGGCCGGCCCATCCCGGACAAGGTGATCATCTCCGACCGCGACTACGACCAGAGCAACGCCAAGGACTCGCTCGGTGAAGCGTACTGA
- a CDS encoding sugar ABC transporter ATP-binding protein: MKRTEPVLEARGIVKRFPGVLALDDVSLALRAGEVHALVGENGAGKSTLIKVFTGVHRPDEGTLRYRGADTGFATPMEAQRAGISTIYQEVNLVPMMSVARNLLLGREPRGRLGVIDTARLYGEAERLLAGYGVETDVRRPLRTLGMGAQQMVALARAVSVDARVVIMDEPTSSLEPREVETLFGVIRRLREQGIAVVYVSHRLDELYRVCDRVTVLRDGRVVHTGAIEGLERLRLISLMLGRDLGEIRAEGSTRFTRRAASGEAAGNGRRPLVEARGLTRRHVLSGVDVSVREGEVVGLGGLLGAGRSETAKAIVGALPLDGGQVLVAGRPLRGGSTSLAIRAGISLLPEDRKAEGIVPTLSVRENIALAALPALATAGVVSEARIDRVVEIFMRRLRIKAASPYQLVSELSGGNQQKVLLARWLAVRPKVLLLDEPTRGIDVGAKAEVQALIDELAGEGLGVLLISSDLEELVEGADRILVLREGAVAGELSGDEVTEERIMETIAEQSDE; encoded by the coding sequence GTGAAGCGTACTGAGCCGGTGCTGGAGGCCCGGGGAATCGTCAAGCGGTTCCCCGGGGTGCTCGCCCTCGACGACGTCTCCCTCGCCCTGCGCGCCGGCGAGGTGCACGCCCTCGTGGGGGAGAACGGAGCGGGTAAGTCGACCCTGATCAAGGTGTTCACCGGAGTCCACCGGCCGGACGAGGGGACCCTGCGCTACCGGGGCGCCGACACGGGCTTCGCCACCCCGATGGAGGCGCAGCGGGCCGGGATCTCCACCATCTACCAGGAGGTCAACCTCGTCCCGATGATGAGCGTGGCCCGCAACCTGCTGCTCGGCCGCGAGCCACGCGGCCGCCTCGGCGTCATCGACACCGCCAGGCTGTACGGCGAGGCCGAGCGCCTCCTGGCGGGCTACGGCGTCGAGACCGACGTCAGGCGGCCCCTGCGCACGCTCGGCATGGGCGCGCAGCAGATGGTCGCGCTGGCCAGGGCCGTCTCGGTGGACGCCCGCGTGGTCATCATGGACGAGCCCACCTCCTCGCTGGAGCCACGCGAGGTCGAGACGCTGTTCGGGGTGATCAGGCGGCTGCGTGAGCAGGGCATCGCGGTCGTCTACGTCAGCCACCGGCTCGACGAGCTCTACCGGGTCTGCGACCGGGTGACGGTGCTGCGCGACGGCCGCGTCGTGCACACGGGCGCCATCGAGGGGCTGGAGCGGTTGAGGCTCATCTCGCTGATGCTCGGCCGCGACCTCGGCGAGATCCGCGCCGAGGGCTCCACCAGGTTCACCCGCCGCGCCGCGTCGGGCGAGGCCGCCGGCAACGGCCGCCGGCCGCTGGTCGAGGCGCGCGGTCTCACCAGGCGGCACGTCCTGTCGGGCGTCGACGTCAGCGTCCGCGAGGGCGAGGTCGTCGGGCTCGGCGGCCTGCTCGGCGCGGGCCGCAGCGAGACCGCCAAGGCGATCGTCGGAGCGCTCCCGCTGGACGGCGGGCAGGTCCTCGTCGCTGGACGGCCCCTGCGCGGCGGCTCCACCTCGCTCGCCATCAGGGCGGGGATCAGCCTGCTGCCCGAGGACCGCAAGGCCGAGGGCATCGTGCCGACCCTCTCGGTCCGGGAGAACATCGCGCTGGCCGCGCTGCCCGCCCTGGCGACGGCGGGGGTCGTGTCCGAGGCCAGGATCGACCGCGTGGTGGAGATCTTCATGCGGCGGCTGCGGATCAAGGCGGCCTCGCCGTACCAGCTGGTGTCGGAGCTGTCGGGCGGCAACCAGCAGAAGGTGCTGCTGGCCAGGTGGCTGGCGGTGCGGCCCAAGGTGCTGCTGCTGGACGAGCCCACGCGCGGCATCGACGTCGGCGCCAAGGCCGAGGTGCAGGCGCTCATCGACGAGCTGGCGGGGGAAGGGCTCGGCGTGCTGCTCATCTCCTCCGACCTGGAGGAGCTGGTCGAGGGGGCCGACCGGATCCTCGTCCTGCGCGAGGGCGCGGTCGCCGGGGAGCTGTCGGGCGACGAGGTGACCGAGGAGAGGATCATGGAGACGATCGCGGAGCAGTCCGATGAATGA
- a CDS encoding ABC transporter permease has product MNERALRWARDYGVYVAVAVLLLFNVLFTPYFLDAANFRTQLVQVTPIVIVSLGMALVIGTQGIDLSVGSVMSLAAALVVLYLGYGALPALLAALVGGAVFGAAGGALVAYVGVQPIVATLALLVGVRGVANVLVPQLVEFRNPDLIALGSSAVLGVPVIVLIAAALTLVMTFLVRRTTFGRQVVAIGGNRAASELSGLPVKRVLLTVYVISGLLAALAGVLATARLQASDPTSLGLFMELSAITAVVVGGTPLTGGRIRVLSTVMGALLMQLLSATLIKHNLPQSWTQMVQAVIILAAVYATRERGTR; this is encoded by the coding sequence ATGAATGAGCGCGCCTTACGGTGGGCCCGCGACTACGGCGTCTACGTCGCGGTCGCGGTCCTGCTGCTGTTCAACGTGCTGTTCACGCCCTACTTCCTGGACGCGGCCAACTTCCGCACCCAGCTGGTCCAGGTCACCCCCATCGTGATCGTCTCGCTCGGCATGGCGCTGGTCATCGGCACCCAGGGCATCGACCTGTCCGTCGGCTCGGTGATGTCGCTGGCCGCGGCGCTGGTCGTGCTCTACCTCGGGTACGGCGCGCTGCCCGCCCTGCTGGCCGCGCTGGTCGGCGGCGCGGTCTTCGGGGCGGCGGGCGGGGCGCTGGTCGCCTACGTCGGCGTGCAGCCCATCGTCGCCACGCTCGCCCTGCTGGTCGGCGTGCGCGGCGTGGCCAACGTCCTGGTGCCGCAGCTGGTGGAGTTCCGCAACCCCGACCTGATCGCGCTGGGCAGCAGCGCGGTGCTGGGCGTGCCGGTGATCGTGCTGATCGCCGCCGCGCTCACGCTGGTGATGACCTTCCTGGTGCGCCGCACCACCTTCGGCCGCCAGGTCGTCGCCATCGGCGGCAACAGGGCCGCCAGCGAGCTGTCCGGCCTGCCGGTCAAGCGCGTGCTGCTGACCGTCTACGTCATCTCAGGACTGCTCGCCGCGCTGGCCGGAGTGCTGGCCACGGCCAGGCTCCAGGCCAGCGACCCGACCTCGCTCGGCCTGTTCATGGAACTGTCGGCGATCACCGCGGTCGTGGTCGGCGGCACGCCGCTGACCGGCGGCCGCATCAGGGTGCTGAGCACGGTCATGGGCGCGCTGCTCATGCAGCTGCTGTCGGCGACGCTCATCAAGCACAACCTGCCGCAGTCGTGGACCCAGATGGTCCAGGCGGTCATCATCCTTGCCGCCGTGTACGCCACCAGGGAGCGGGGAACCCGATGA